In Streptomyces sclerotialus, the DNA window CGCCTACGGGCAGCCCGCGCCGCAGGGCGGCGGGCAGTACGCCGTGCCGCAGGGCGCGGGAGCGGGGCTGGAGGCCTCGCTGCAGAAGTACCGGGAGGCCGCCACCGGGCAGCGCTGGACGCCGCAGAGCGAGAAGCTGATCCGCGTCGACCTCGGCGTCGACGGGCAGCCGGTGCTGGCCCGGCAGGGCAGCATGGTGCTCTACCAGGGCAAGGTCGACTTCAGCTACAAGGGAGCCGGCTTCCGCGGCCGCATCGTGGGCAACGCCACCGGCCAGGAGATGCAGTTGATGCGCTGCTCCGGCCAGGGCCAGGTCTTCTTCGCGGAGAACAGCGCCCATGTGCACCCCATCGAGCTGCAGGGCGACGCGATCTGCGTCAACGCCGAGAGCGTGCTGGCCTTCGACGAGTCGCTCCAGCACGAGGTGCGCCGTATCGAAGGGCACGGCATCCCCGGAGGCGCGCTGTTCACCATGCAGTTCCAGGGTACCGGCACGGTCGTGGTGAAGACCGCGGGCACGCCGGTCGTGCTGCCGGTCACCCCGACCACGTTCGCGGACGCCAACGCCATCGTCGCGTGGTCCGCCGCGTCCCAGGTGATCATCTCCAGCCAGGTGCGGCTGCGCCGCAACGCGTACCCGGGTCACTCGGGCGAGACCGTGAACCTGCAGTTCCGGGGCGCTCCCGGCAACTTCGTCGTCGTCCAGCCCTACGAGGTCTGAGGGAGCCCGCCATGACTCAGCAGCAGCTTTCGGGCTTTGCCCCGACCGCACCCGTGGCCCGCATGGAGAACCACGGCAGTGCGATGGTGAAGATCGCCATGCAGAGCGGCCAGGACGTCTTCTGCCGCACCGGCTCGATGGTCGCCTACGAAGGCTTCGTCCAGTACCAGCCGAACCCGCCCGCCGTCCGTCAGATGGCCTCGCAGTGGCTGACCGGAGAGGGCGCGCCCCTCATGCAGGCCAGTGGTGACGGCCTGCTCTACCTCGCCGACTACGGCGCGGACGTCGTGTGCCTGAACCTCAACGACGACGCGATCTCCGTGAACGGCACCAACCTGCTCGCCTTCGACGCGCACCTCCAGTGGGGGGTGCAGCGCGTCAAGGGCATGGCGAAGTTCGCGGGGCAGGGATTGTTCAACGTGGGGATCGCGGGCACCGGTTGGGTCGCGCTGACCTCGCGCGGCACCCCGATCGTCGTCGACTGCGGCCGCGGCGAGGACGAGACCTACGTGGACCCGGACGCGCTCGTGGCCTGGTCGACGAACCTGAAGATGAAGGGCAAGCGCAGCTTCAAGGCGTCCTCGATGATCGGGCGCGGCAGCGGCGAGGCGTACCAGCTCGGCTTCTCCGGCCAGGGCTTCGTGGTCGTACAGCCCAGCGAGGACAGCGCCGACCGGCTCCGGGCCCGGGGCTGAGGGGGAGGACTTCCGTAACCATGCAGAGCCCGCTTTTCGCCTACACCGAGGCGCAGACCCAGGACCGGTACGCGCTGCAGAACCCGCAGCTGCTGCGGGTCGCGCTGACCGGCCACGAGGACCTGCTCGCCCGTAAGGGCACGATGGTCGCCTATCAGGGGCTGCTCGAATTCGACGGGGAGTACCAGACCCCGAACCAGCGCCGGCAGCGCGCCCGGGCCGGTGAGGGCCTGGACCTGATGCGCG includes these proteins:
- a CDS encoding AIM24 family protein; protein product: MTQQQLSGFAPTAPVARMENHGSAMVKIAMQSGQDVFCRTGSMVAYEGFVQYQPNPPAVRQMASQWLTGEGAPLMQASGDGLLYLADYGADVVCLNLNDDAISVNGTNLLAFDAHLQWGVQRVKGMAKFAGQGLFNVGIAGTGWVALTSRGTPIVVDCGRGEDETYVDPDALVAWSTNLKMKGKRSFKASSMIGRGSGEAYQLGFSGQGFVVVQPSEDSADRLRARG